A genomic window from Terriglobia bacterium includes:
- a CDS encoding DUF3857 domain-containing protein, with product MKIHLERLLLLALLLCLSFVFSAASFAQKEAEGEGSPKNLVIELLETTYRFQNDGTGEITQTVRMRVLTQAGRDAIGQIYFSYSSQLEDLHIDYFRTLKKDGTVAEVDPAKAMDVAPNATQIAPTFSDLRAKAMVASQLEVGDALEYRFERIIRVALKPGDFWAIHYAERSLPVESERTILDVPQGRALAFKSRASESCASEEKNGRKIYRWELKNTKPDQAGDSSEDPLFVVSTIKDWKDVGEWYTSLQAGRTEVTPEIRALVAQLTKGKNTPREKLEAIYDYIVGSVRYVALEFGTGGYQAHPAAEVLRNGYGDCKDKAGLISALLDSVGLKAYPVLVNSKRGIVEPLVPAPGQFDHVIVAVPLDGELLWLDPTFELAPLGLLADDLNGKQALLTQPGNSHLVRIPEESAVPERLKMSISGKLDAAGKIALDCQVEMRGRMEVLYRRLFRSGNQKAIKAMANVLSAMQMDGATAENPESSDPADLQQPFRVRYKLTRSGLFEPFQKSLEIAVPHVLMSAGAWNDELSKQEKDRNQAITEKTVNKNNEEKKKDLNLGEVGQVEESFDLEFDPGYQAEVPLPVQVDRSFASYSSTYSLGQNHLRSERILKMKMRKLSADRWQELANYQKQVDGDLDQKMLLRRTGSFDLRSQLQNLTADELNHAGAIALDERKDFALARDLLLKATEKDPKHKWAWNNLGRAYLGLGMIDEAEHTFKKQIEVNPDDEYAHTNLGRVYAARRQYGQAVVEFKKQLELNPLDQYTYPNLANAYGELEQWNDAAEAWKRAITIERERPEYYGSLAHALIKAGKPEEAREALHRALEKDHSAMMLNNVAFELAGAGLDLDAAERDAKVAVAEVARSVENPTLASATPEMTAQLGVLGAYLDTLGWIYFRQGRLAESEPYLEAAYKLNHTAVIAEHLALLRSRLDDSDSALRLYGCSRIGNGSAEPDKDLLVYLKKKYGNEDEIESRTRQQSQTCFDLYRVTVPDSRNFAWPPAGEAKTGSAWIAVLVNEQGSVEEAEALSGDEPFRQAALTLARQLHFPPITWPGRSLKTVRTVMFAFPSGEKVAAVWSFGKFSAQLAPGILVFAGDPRSSPGFQAGETEGLDAYDAHIKAATAFRRQRNLEQAIAEFRSAVKMNPEAVTAHQGLADALMDTGDQESAAKEYMEVTRLDPNDAEAHFRVGAYYEAHDTKGVVGFVYDSKTERLVAPKNWKPSPELKKAFEEYKKAHELALENAIYKAAYERLAQRLNQR from the coding sequence ATGAAGATCCATCTCGAAAGGCTTCTGCTTCTCGCTCTGTTGCTGTGCTTGTCCTTTGTCTTTTCTGCTGCCTCTTTTGCTCAGAAGGAAGCCGAGGGCGAGGGATCTCCGAAGAACCTAGTCATCGAGCTTCTCGAAACCACTTACCGTTTTCAAAACGACGGCACCGGCGAGATCACCCAGACCGTTCGCATGCGTGTACTGACCCAGGCTGGTCGCGATGCCATCGGGCAGATATACTTTTCGTATTCCAGCCAGCTCGAAGACCTTCACATCGACTACTTCCGAACCCTGAAGAAAGATGGCACCGTGGCGGAGGTGGATCCTGCCAAGGCGATGGATGTCGCTCCCAACGCTACACAGATCGCCCCCACCTTCAGCGATTTGCGAGCCAAGGCAATGGTGGCTTCCCAGCTTGAGGTGGGTGACGCACTCGAATACCGATTCGAGCGGATCATTCGGGTAGCCCTGAAGCCAGGAGATTTTTGGGCCATACACTACGCGGAGCGCTCCCTACCAGTCGAATCGGAGCGGACCATTCTCGACGTACCCCAGGGGCGAGCTCTGGCTTTCAAATCCCGTGCGAGCGAAAGCTGTGCAAGCGAGGAAAAGAACGGCCGCAAGATCTATCGCTGGGAACTCAAGAACACCAAGCCGGACCAGGCCGGAGACTCTTCTGAGGACCCACTATTTGTTGTAAGCACAATCAAAGACTGGAAGGATGTGGGTGAATGGTACACGAGCCTGCAGGCGGGACGCACGGAAGTTACACCGGAAATTCGGGCGCTTGTGGCGCAGCTCACCAAGGGCAAAAATACGCCGCGCGAAAAGCTGGAAGCTATCTATGACTACATTGTGGGGTCGGTTCGTTATGTGGCGCTGGAGTTCGGCACAGGCGGCTACCAGGCTCATCCGGCGGCGGAAGTGCTGCGCAACGGCTACGGCGATTGCAAAGACAAAGCCGGGTTGATTTCCGCGCTGCTCGATTCCGTGGGCCTGAAGGCCTATCCGGTGCTGGTCAACTCAAAGCGCGGGATTGTCGAGCCCCTCGTGCCCGCCCCGGGACAGTTCGATCACGTCATCGTCGCCGTACCGCTGGACGGCGAACTCTTATGGCTGGATCCCACGTTCGAGCTTGCTCCTCTTGGACTTCTTGCAGACGACCTCAACGGCAAGCAAGCCTTGCTCACGCAACCGGGAAACTCGCACTTGGTGCGCATCCCGGAAGAATCAGCCGTTCCTGAGCGGCTGAAGATGTCTATTTCCGGCAAACTGGACGCCGCCGGCAAGATCGCGCTCGATTGTCAAGTCGAGATGCGGGGCCGTATGGAAGTGCTCTATCGAAGACTCTTCCGCTCCGGGAACCAGAAGGCCATCAAGGCCATGGCCAATGTGCTTTCGGCGATGCAGATGGATGGCGCTACGGCGGAAAACCCGGAAAGCTCTGACCCGGCGGATTTGCAGCAGCCGTTCCGCGTGCGTTACAAGCTGACGCGTTCCGGCCTTTTCGAACCGTTCCAGAAGAGTCTGGAAATCGCGGTGCCCCACGTATTGATGTCGGCGGGCGCTTGGAACGACGAGCTTTCGAAACAAGAGAAAGACCGAAATCAGGCTATCACTGAAAAAACCGTTAACAAGAATAACGAAGAAAAGAAAAAGGACCTGAACCTGGGGGAAGTGGGGCAGGTCGAGGAGTCTTTCGACCTCGAGTTCGATCCAGGGTATCAGGCCGAGGTCCCCCTGCCTGTCCAGGTGGACCGCTCCTTCGCATCGTACAGCTCAACGTATAGCCTCGGTCAGAATCACCTGAGGTCCGAGCGCATCCTCAAGATGAAGATGCGGAAACTGAGCGCTGATCGCTGGCAGGAGTTGGCGAACTACCAGAAGCAGGTAGACGGCGACCTGGACCAGAAGATGCTCCTGCGCCGTACAGGTTCGTTCGACCTCCGCTCACAGCTCCAGAACTTGACCGCCGATGAACTGAACCACGCCGGCGCTATCGCCCTCGACGAACGCAAGGACTTCGCGCTCGCGCGGGATCTGCTGCTGAAAGCCACGGAGAAAGACCCAAAACATAAGTGGGCCTGGAACAACTTGGGACGCGCCTATCTGGGACTGGGCATGATCGATGAGGCGGAGCATACTTTCAAAAAACAGATCGAGGTCAACCCAGACGACGAATACGCTCACACCAACTTGGGGAGGGTGTATGCGGCCCGCAGGCAGTACGGCCAGGCAGTTGTTGAATTCAAGAAGCAGCTGGAACTCAATCCGCTGGACCAGTACACCTATCCCAACCTGGCGAACGCCTATGGCGAGCTCGAACAATGGAATGACGCGGCAGAAGCTTGGAAGAGAGCTATCACCATCGAGCGTGAAAGGCCTGAGTACTACGGGAGCCTGGCCCACGCCTTGATCAAGGCTGGTAAACCCGAGGAAGCCCGCGAGGCGCTCCATCGCGCCCTGGAAAAAGATCACAGCGCCATGATGCTGAACAATGTGGCCTTCGAACTGGCCGGCGCCGGATTGGATCTCGACGCCGCAGAACGAGATGCCAAGGTCGCTGTTGCCGAGGTTGCCAGGTCCGTCGAGAACCCCACGCTGGCCTCCGCGACACCCGAAATGACCGCTCAGCTTGGGGTACTGGGTGCCTATCTCGACACGCTCGGATGGATCTACTTCCGCCAGGGCCGCTTGGCTGAAAGTGAGCCCTATCTCGAGGCCGCTTACAAATTGAATCATACGGCGGTAATCGCGGAACACTTGGCATTATTGCGGTCGCGGCTCGATGACTCTGATTCCGCCCTGCGCCTCTATGGTTGCTCCAGAATCGGAAATGGTTCGGCCGAGCCAGATAAGGACCTCCTCGTTTATCTCAAGAAGAAATACGGAAACGAAGACGAGATCGAATCGCGCACCAGGCAGCAGTCGCAGACCTGCTTTGATCTGTACCGTGTCACGGTGCCCGACAGTCGCAACTTCGCATGGCCTCCGGCTGGGGAGGCAAAAACGGGATCAGCCTGGATTGCCGTTCTAGTGAACGAGCAAGGCTCAGTGGAGGAAGCAGAAGCGCTTTCCGGTGACGAGCCCTTCCGCCAGGCGGCGCTTACTCTAGCCAGGCAGCTTCACTTTCCACCAATCACATGGCCCGGCCGCTCCCTGAAGACCGTCCGCACCGTCATGTTCGCGTTTCCAAGCGGGGAAAAAGTGGCGGCCGTCTGGAGCTTCGGCAAATTCAGTGCACAGCTTGCACCAGGGATCCTAGTGTTTGCAGGCGATCCGCGCTCCTCACCCGGATTCCAGGCGGGCGAGACAGAAGGTCTGGATGCGTATGACGCGCACATCAAGGCGGCCACCGCCTTTCGCAGGCAACGGAATCTCGAGCAGGCCATCGCGGAGTTTCGCAGCGCGGTGAAAATGAATCCAGAAGCCGTAACGGCGCATCAAGGGCTCGCGGATGCGCTAATGGACACGGGCGACCAGGAATCCGCCGCGAAGGAATATATGGAAGTCACGCGGTTGGATCCAAACGATGCCGAAGCTCACTTCCGGGTGGGCGCATACTACGAAGCCCACGACACTAAGGGTGTGGTTGGTTTCGTCTATGACTCCAAAACCGAACGGCTTGTAGCGCCCAAAAACTGGAAGCCGTCTCCGGAGTTGAAGAAGGCCTTCGAAGAGTACAAGAAAGCCCACGAGCTTGCGCTCGAAAACGCCATCTACAAAGCCGCCTACGAGCGGCTCGCCCAGAGACTAAACCAGCGCTGA
- a CDS encoding sigma-70 family RNA polymerase sigma factor: MSEWASALPWAQDEAELVTELQSGSEAAFDWLVTHYHGPVYNLILGMLGDVSDAADATQEVFLKSFRGIQGFRQGSSLKTWLYRIAIREALNQKRWFKRHKRNETSIDAEPQEGQAPIEVRDLTATPFEQLETREIQEAVQGALQQVPEVFRSAVILRDLEGMSYEEVAEILECNTGTVKSRILRGRRALKEILEPLLSEREAPRRRRAPAGARAGAARSAGCETNTSFGTVLRRGATGEGLS; encoded by the coding sequence GTGTCCGAATGGGCGAGCGCCCTCCCGTGGGCTCAGGATGAAGCCGAACTGGTGACGGAACTCCAGTCGGGTTCTGAAGCGGCCTTCGACTGGCTGGTCACGCACTACCACGGTCCGGTCTACAACCTCATTCTGGGAATGCTGGGAGATGTGTCGGACGCCGCCGACGCCACGCAAGAAGTGTTTTTGAAATCCTTCCGCGGGATTCAGGGTTTCCGGCAGGGCAGCTCGCTGAAGACCTGGCTGTACCGCATCGCCATTCGCGAGGCGCTGAACCAGAAGCGCTGGTTCAAGCGGCACAAGCGCAACGAGACGTCGATCGACGCGGAGCCGCAGGAAGGGCAGGCGCCCATCGAAGTGCGCGATCTGACCGCGACGCCCTTCGAGCAGCTGGAGACGCGCGAGATTCAGGAAGCGGTGCAGGGCGCGCTGCAGCAGGTTCCTGAAGTCTTCCGCAGCGCGGTGATCCTGCGCGACCTCGAGGGCATGAGCTACGAGGAAGTGGCGGAAATTCTGGAGTGCAACACGGGCACGGTGAAGTCGCGCATCCTGCGCGGGCGTCGCGCGCTGAAAGAGATTCTGGAGCCGCTGCTGAGCGAGCGCGAAGCTCCCAGGCGGCGAAGGGCGCCGGCGGGTGCGCGGGCCGGCGCGGCTCGGAGTGCGGGCTGCGAAACGAATACTTCGTTCGGGACTGTCCTGCGGCGAGGGGCCACAGGCGAGGGTCTGTCATGA
- a CDS encoding zf-HC2 domain-containing protein: MKCTTVHKKLAGYLDGAVRPSERVRVQEHLVTCGACREELERYRKLSMLLSRTVTAAAPADLGMKIRVATAQARAAQNGPSVLHAWWEHIQVRMENAFQPLAVPATGGFFSAILVFIVVLQLIVPGTTVRAVQNDVPLNLMRPAEVLSLSEYPISLAPDQSNEALALPHGLLVDVTVDEQGQMVDYQILAGPRDPTLRRQLDQVLLFSRFRPMMSFGRPTSGGHVVLSFSEIRVRG, from the coding sequence ATGAAGTGCACGACGGTTCACAAAAAGCTGGCGGGATATCTGGATGGCGCGGTGCGTCCCTCCGAGCGGGTGCGTGTGCAGGAGCACTTGGTGACCTGCGGGGCCTGCCGCGAGGAGCTGGAACGTTACCGCAAGCTTTCCATGCTGCTTTCGCGCACGGTAACGGCGGCTGCTCCGGCGGATCTGGGGATGAAGATCCGGGTGGCCACGGCGCAGGCGCGTGCCGCGCAGAATGGGCCCAGTGTGCTGCACGCCTGGTGGGAACACATTCAGGTGCGGATGGAGAATGCCTTCCAGCCGCTGGCCGTGCCCGCCACCGGCGGATTTTTCTCCGCGATTCTGGTGTTTATCGTGGTGCTGCAACTGATCGTGCCGGGTACCACGGTGCGCGCGGTGCAGAACGACGTGCCGTTGAATCTGATGCGCCCCGCGGAAGTGCTGTCGCTCTCCGAGTATCCCATTTCGCTGGCTCCGGATCAGAGCAACGAAGCCCTGGCGCTGCCGCACGGCCTGCTGGTGGATGTCACCGTGGATGAGCAGGGCCAGATGGTGGACTACCAGATTCTCGCCGGCCCCAGGGATCCCACGCTGCGGCGGCAGCTCGACCAGGTGCTGCTGTTCTCGCGCTTCCGTCCGATGATGAGCTTCGGGCGGCCCACTTCGGGCGGGCACGTGGTCCTCAGCTTCAGCGAAATCCGCGTGCGGGGCTAG
- a CDS encoding LssY C-terminal domain-containing protein, producing MRKTSPRTLLVLLSLALLALLAPPRLAAQFTRENAPPAQAAPPAPADLPPGKLRVAQELQLTGDQHWVDSGIAVQAGERVLLTASGTLRYADAPDENGPEGRPRGWKDLVRILPFNEAGRGALLARIGDAETAQPFVVGARREFPARFTGRLFLGINQAGNDAADGTYRVRVEIYVPETGAAPAAAAFRDVAKIPGLDAELFSKIPRRISDKDGNPGDMVNFLILGSEAGLQRAFELAGWVKVDRTSKDAVLHGLLASLSKESYVQMPMSELYLFGRFQDYGYAHAEPLQVVAQRHHLRLWKTPFQVHGMPVWAGAATHDIGFDRDKRNNGITHKIDPNIDAERDYVGKTLSESGAVSLRSFFLPPNPMREAKTATGGSFHSNGQVLLLQLADSGRDPH from the coding sequence ATGCGCAAGACCTCTCCCCGCACCCTGCTTGTCCTCTTGAGTCTTGCTCTTCTCGCCCTGCTCGCGCCCCCGCGGCTCGCGGCCCAGTTCACCCGCGAAAACGCTCCGCCCGCCCAGGCCGCGCCGCCCGCGCCCGCGGATCTGCCGCCCGGCAAGCTGCGCGTCGCGCAGGAGCTGCAGCTCACGGGCGATCAGCACTGGGTGGACAGCGGAATCGCCGTCCAGGCCGGCGAGCGCGTCCTGCTCACCGCTTCCGGCACGCTGCGCTACGCCGACGCCCCCGACGAGAACGGCCCGGAAGGCCGCCCGCGCGGCTGGAAAGACCTGGTGCGCATTCTGCCCTTCAATGAAGCGGGGCGCGGAGCCCTGCTGGCGCGCATCGGCGACGCGGAGACGGCTCAGCCCTTTGTGGTGGGAGCCCGCCGGGAATTCCCCGCGCGCTTCACCGGGCGGCTGTTTCTGGGGATCAATCAGGCCGGCAACGATGCCGCCGACGGAACCTACCGCGTTCGCGTGGAGATCTACGTTCCGGAGACCGGAGCGGCGCCCGCGGCCGCTGCATTTCGCGACGTGGCCAAGATCCCCGGCCTGGACGCGGAGCTCTTTTCGAAGATTCCCCGCCGCATCAGCGACAAGGACGGCAATCCCGGGGACATGGTCAACTTCCTGATTCTCGGCTCGGAAGCGGGCCTGCAGCGGGCCTTCGAACTGGCCGGTTGGGTGAAGGTGGACCGCACCTCGAAGGACGCGGTGCTGCATGGCCTCCTCGCCAGCCTTTCCAAGGAATCCTACGTGCAAATGCCGATGAGCGAGTTGTATCTCTTCGGCCGCTTCCAGGACTACGGCTACGCCCACGCCGAGCCTTTGCAGGTCGTCGCGCAGCGCCATCACCTGCGCCTTTGGAAGACGCCCTTTCAAGTGCACGGCATGCCCGTGTGGGCCGGGGCCGCCACCCACGACATCGGCTTCGACCGCGACAAACGCAACAACGGCATCACCCACAAGATCGATCCCAACATCGACGCGGAGCGCGACTACGTCGGAAAAACCCTCAGCGAGTCCGGCGCCGTCAGCCTGCGCTCCTTCTTCCTTCCCCCCAATCCCATGCGCGAAGCCAAGACCGCCACCGGCGGCTCTTTCCATTCCAACGGACAGGTGCTCCTCCTGCAGCTCGCCGATTCCGGCCGCGATCCGCACTGA
- a CDS encoding tetratricopeptide repeat protein: MTSGTHSKLIRAGYLLLGFLALLLGQGAAVAQVPLPAQRHPVPATSVTVDGSETMFTTMCALHAAGFEQEVGAAGWHPLRARLRDMLQKQQGPAVDAIRKFYQEHELADPGATLSRYVWFGLVAGPAPDFKPTMRHEELPPDVLALEGFSELLAAYYREQKIGQLWGQVQPVYQKEIERLHEPVSQVVFIATGYLREIPEPANPRSFTVVVEPLVGRITNVRNFGDHYAIVLSATDEIPVDVVRHAFLHFLLDPLPLRYPHVVAVKRPLLDVAARAPRLPAELKDDFTSFFAECMVRAVELKLRKMSPGERDAAMDVNDANGYILVRPLFRALGNFEKSEPSMDRFFPEMVRAVDTAAEAKRLESVKFAAADETAAPVAVEQQEVTRLSRRRAAKIPSTVPNDPEAIAALTEGERMIADKNARGAEAAFQKVLAKYPEQTRAWYGLGLVAMLQRDAARAEEVFGRLVSGEHAATEDPLVLAWSHVYLGRIQENNGRMDAARQEYRAALEVPNGPEAARHAAQKGLSAAGEAKAGERP, from the coding sequence GTGACATCGGGAACTCATTCCAAACTCATTCGTGCCGGATATCTCCTTCTGGGCTTCCTGGCCCTGCTGCTGGGGCAGGGCGCGGCGGTGGCGCAGGTGCCGTTGCCCGCGCAGAGGCATCCCGTTCCGGCGACCAGCGTGACCGTGGACGGCAGCGAGACCATGTTCACCACTATGTGCGCGCTGCACGCCGCGGGTTTCGAGCAGGAGGTCGGCGCCGCGGGCTGGCACCCGCTGCGGGCCCGGCTGCGCGACATGCTGCAGAAGCAACAGGGCCCCGCCGTCGACGCCATCCGGAAGTTCTACCAGGAGCATGAGCTGGCCGACCCCGGCGCGACGCTTTCCCGCTATGTATGGTTCGGCCTGGTGGCCGGGCCGGCGCCCGACTTCAAGCCGACCATGCGCCATGAGGAGCTGCCCCCGGACGTGCTGGCGCTGGAAGGATTCAGCGAACTGCTGGCCGCCTATTACCGCGAGCAGAAGATCGGCCAGCTCTGGGGGCAGGTGCAGCCGGTGTACCAGAAGGAGATCGAGCGGCTGCACGAGCCGGTTTCCCAGGTGGTGTTTATCGCGACCGGATATCTGCGGGAGATTCCGGAGCCGGCCAACCCGCGCAGCTTCACGGTGGTGGTCGAGCCGCTGGTCGGACGCATTACCAACGTGCGCAATTTCGGCGACCACTACGCCATCGTGCTGAGCGCGACGGATGAAATCCCCGTGGATGTGGTGCGCCATGCGTTTCTGCACTTCCTGCTCGATCCGCTGCCGCTGCGCTATCCGCACGTAGTGGCCGTCAAGCGCCCGCTGCTGGATGTCGCGGCGCGGGCCCCGCGCCTGCCCGCGGAGTTGAAGGACGATTTCACCTCCTTCTTCGCCGAATGCATGGTGCGCGCGGTGGAATTGAAGCTGCGCAAGATGTCCCCCGGGGAACGCGACGCGGCCATGGACGTGAACGACGCCAACGGCTACATTCTGGTGCGCCCGCTCTTCCGCGCGCTGGGCAATTTTGAGAAGTCGGAGCCGTCCATGGACCGCTTCTTTCCCGAGATGGTGCGCGCGGTGGATACCGCGGCGGAAGCCAAGCGCCTGGAAAGCGTGAAATTCGCCGCGGCCGATGAAACCGCCGCACCCGTCGCGGTGGAGCAGCAGGAAGTGACGCGGCTTTCGCGGCGCCGCGCGGCCAAGATACCCAGCACGGTGCCCAACGATCCCGAGGCCATTGCCGCCCTGACCGAAGGCGAGCGCATGATCGCGGACAAGAATGCGCGAGGCGCCGAAGCCGCGTTCCAGAAGGTCCTGGCGAAATATCCGGAGCAGACGCGGGCGTGGTACGGGCTGGGGCTGGTGGCCATGCTGCAGCGGGATGCGGCGCGCGCCGAGGAGGTTTTCGGGCGGCTGGTGAGCGGCGAACACGCGGCGACGGAGGATCCCCTGGTGCTGGCCTGGTCCCACGTCTATCTCGGGCGCATTCAGGAGAACAACGGGCGGATGGATGCCGCCCGGCAGGAGTACCGGGCTGCGCTGGAGGTGCCGAATGGTCCGGAGGCGGCGCGGCACGCGGCGCAGAAGGGTTTGAGCGCGGCCGGCGAAGCGAAGGCCGGGGAACGGCCCTAG